A genomic region of Alligator mississippiensis isolate rAllMis1 chromosome 4, rAllMis1, whole genome shotgun sequence contains the following coding sequences:
- the PTN gene encoding pleiotrophin isoform X2, which produces MVSYIITYNTTHFFSRMQQQQQQRRMVTAAFLAFIFVLVAVSTTEAGKKEKPERKAKKSDCGEWQWSACVPTSGDCGLGTREGTRTGAECKQTTKTQKCKIPCNWKKQFGAECKYQFQAWGECDLNTALKTRTGNLKRALHNAECQKTVTISKPCGKLTKPKPQEPKKKKKEGKKQEKMLD; this is translated from the exons ATGGTGAgctacatcatcacatataacacaacacactttttctccag aatgcagcagcaacaacaacaacgtCGAATGGTCACAGCTGCCTTCTTggcattcatttttgttttagtaGCCGTGAGTACTACTGAGGCTGGCAAAAAAGAGAAACCAG AGAGGAAAGCTAAGAAGTCTGACTGTGGAGAGTGGCAGTGGAGCGCTTGTGTGCCTACCAGTGGAGACTGTGGCCTGGGGACTCGTGAGGGCACTCGTACTGGAGCTGAATGCAAACAGACTACGAAGACCCAAAAGTGTAAGATCCCCTGCAATTGGAAGAAGCAGTTTGGAG CAGAGTGTAAGTACCAGTTTCAGGCCTGGGGTGAATGCGACTTGAATACTGCTTTGAAGACTCGAACTGGGAACCTAAAGAGAGCTCTTCACAATGCTGAATGCCAGAAGACTGTTACAATCTCAAAGCCCTGTGGGAAACTTACCAAACCCAAGCCTCAAG